A genomic segment from Aegilops tauschii subsp. strangulata cultivar AL8/78 chromosome 1, Aet v6.0, whole genome shotgun sequence encodes:
- the LOC109750271 gene encoding nitrogen regulatory protein P-II homolog, translated as MSPATSSAVGTLSGGLLPHGAHRRRPLPTARLLPPRWSRLQVNAARHRRLATPPRAQSAPSPGYLPDSEFYKIEAILRPWRVSHVSSGLLEMGIRGVTVSDVRGYGAQGGSTERYEGSEFSEDTFIAKVKMEIVVCKEQVEPVIDKIIEKARTGEIGDGKIFLIPVADVVRVRTGERGVHAERMIGGLSDKLPPVITIS; from the exons ATGTCGCCGGCGACTTCTTCCGCGGTGGGTACCCTatccggcggcctcctcccccaCGGTGCACATCGCCGGCGACCCTTGCCAACCgcccgcctcctcccgccgcgTTGGTCTAGGCTCCAGGTCAACGCGGCCCGTCATCGCCGCCTGGCCACTCCCCCGCGCGCCCAGAGCGCTCCCTCCCCAG GGTACCTGCCGGACTCGGAGTTCTACAAGATCGAGGCCATCCTGAG GCCATGGAGGGTGTCGCATGTCTCGTCG GGTTTGCTAGAAATGGGGATCAGAGGTGTGACGGTGTCCGATGTGCGGGGCTATGGGGCGCAGGGCGGGTCGACGGAGCGGTACGAAG GGTCAGAATTTTCAGAAGATACATTTATTGCTAAAGTTAAAATGGAAATAGTCGTGTGCAAGGAGCAG GTTGAGCCAGTAATTGACAAAATAATTGAGAAGGCCAGAACTGGAGAAATTGGTGATGGGAAGATATTCT TGATACCCGTCGCGGATGTTGTAAGGGTACGCACCGGCGAACGCGGAGTGCATGCGGAGAGGATGATCGGCGGTCTGTCAGACAAACTGCCTCCGGTGATCACAATCTCATGA